A genomic region of Plasmodium malariae genome assembly, chromosome: 14 contains the following coding sequences:
- the PmUG01_14020200 gene encoding conserved Plasmodium protein, unknown function — MTNDKHSNNFFSEFNIYNKKNAKKVVYRYFQNRTQKQTKYITWSLLAFSGMFLYITNKAYDRNIFYLNNEVYKKLSKNYDSSTPLEAQNRAFKQIFVKAKRKNLELDSKPIISQIIRINDREQ, encoded by the exons ATGACGAACGACAAGCACAGTAACAATTTTTTCAGtgaatttaatatatataataaaaaaaatgcgaAAAAAGTTGTGTACAGGTATTTTCAGAACAGAACGCAAAAACAAACGAAGTATATCACATGGTCATTACTTGCATTTAGTGGTATGtttctatatattacaaaCAAAGCCTATGAtaggaatatattttatttgaacaATGAAGTTTATAAGAAATTGAGTAAAAATTATGACTCCTCTACACCG CTCGAAGCCCAAAACAGGGCTTTTAAgcaaatttttgtaaaagcaaaaagaaaaaatttagaacTAGATTCGAAACCCATAATTTCTCAAATTATTAGAATAAATGACAgagaacaataa
- the PmUG01_14020300 gene encoding conserved Plasmodium protein, unknown function, producing the protein MITDSEAPTYNFNSDDEAPCEYLNDCYAISEDTFSFKIIKQLGENYYSPGNGNKVKIIYYELGYEDKITTAQVYLGKNDKLPYICEIAAKCMKPKEVCIIQAPKSFKKIFKNSEKKSKYDKKDNFRVAFKKALRFKQKCVDQYSSFHTVRQFKKIKLNSIDIELLLKRKKQKKEANTENDQIRKETATNDKIETIPGMLPKKNDEKCKEKMQLEEMHEKSEFLTLDDINDVRYKFLKEEHLCTFIVYLKEFRRVDALNDDKTIIKEVIKEGKGIITPKKNDYIDFFIEEGKKREYIHTVFDVNNLKYRGLFKILQSMKKKEMSKVILKGLECFHIYYTVEDTSKNYVGNIGENGSDTPQQNKRNPIHFSNVNNNNSNNNKKNTCDNNSNTSRNNCNDYNGEVHETIVSGINGRGNLEITKRNDTFEKVNNTYNTIRGDLTNQRKEMLIEVVDFKKSKTINVTSIISMNHIEKMLFYVYEHDKKKNFNNKPIIDSECELIIYTSIRKDMDKKKNKKVYLPFHFCDNNENIKKSNAYFLFSYGSCFTTPFWFYECFKGLKEGDEIIIPLTKNKNIFSENQFIYHLLYEDIEHNNINDNSSNNPEFNQLNIGSPCINEKKQIDNSQNNECKIKDPKDNKNDLDEGNKIIIDQHSAMKSKRLNDQKNFVQFLIYSRNRGKGCFMINGLKKRHVNRFCEDFFSLQKLFIDRVNYKNEIVNMSVCCRSFEKIKRKKFYKRITNIHKKKRQLLTKTIRHKSKNFNESTSNDKYAIEKMRKRRKKTNHISYFKRALKNVYFDKSFYEKDAILKIKIVKIICKKKDPWNMNVSEQIENLNNYNEMGNTFIKKKLYYAASLQYKKGYDIFRFSEIYNLIFEEKKLKFSDLQKEDNVKELVQYMEKILTNLSICFYKLSNYNECVKYAEKAAIINPQNVKSIYWKHMAYLQQNKYAQVIQNLNNSFCLNNSILLKLYNNARIIKKKHDDNFNSLFYAMYDQK; encoded by the exons atgattACTGATTCTGAAGCTCCAA cTTACAATTTTAACAGTGATGATGAAGCACCATGTGAATATTTGAATGACTGTTATGCAATAAGTGAAGACACATTTTCCTTTAAAATTATCAAGCAATTGGGAGag aattacTATAGTCCAGGAAATGGgaataaagtaaaaa taatatattatgagtTAGGTTATGAGGACAAAATTACAACTGCTCAAGTATACTTAGGGAAAAATG ATAAATTACCTTACATATGCGAAATTGCGGCAAAATGTATGAAACCAAAGGAGGTCTGCATTATACAGGCTCCGAAATCCTTCAAAA agatttttaaaaattccgAAAAAAAGAGCAAATACGATAAAAAGGATAACTTTAGAGTTGCCTTTAAAAAAGCCCTTagatttaaacaaaaatgtgTTGATCAATATTCAAGCTTTCATACAGTTAGGCaatttaaaaagattaaGTTAAATTCTATCGATATAGAATTGTTactaaaaaggaaaaaacaaaaaaaagaagcaaataCAGAAAATGATCAAATTAGAAAAGAAACTGCAACAAATGACAAAATAGAAACCATTCCTGGAATGCTTCCAAAAAAGAATgatgaaaaatgtaaagaaaaaatgcagCTGGAAGAGATGCATGAAAAAAGCGAATTCTTGACACTAGATGACATAAATGATGtaagatataaatttttaaaagaagaacatctatgtacatttattgtttatttaaaagaatttcgAAGAGTTGATGCTTTAAATGATGATAAAACGATAATAAAAGAAGTTATCaaagaaggaaaaggaattattacgccaaaaaaaaatgattacattgatttttttatagaagagggaaaaaaaagagagtaCATTCACACAGTTTTTgatgtaaataatttaaaatatagaggactatttaaaattttgcagagcatgaaaaagaaagaaatgtCTAAGGTTATTCTCAAAGGTTTAGAatgttttcatatatattatacagtGGAAGATAcaagtaaaaattatgtagGAAATATAGGAGAGAACGGTTCAGATACCCCCCagcaaaataaaaggaacCCAATACATTTCtcaaatgttaataataacaatagtaataataataagaagaaCACATGCGACAATAATAGCAATACTAGTAGAAATAATTGTAATGATTATAATGGCGAGGTACACGAAACAATAGTAAGCGGAATAAATGGAAGGGGAAATCTTGAAATAACGAAAAGGAATGACACATTTGAAAAGGTAAATAATACGTATAATACTATTCGTGGTGACTTAACTAATCAGAGGAAAGAAATGTTAATAGAAGTAGTTGACTTTAAGAAATCTAAAACGATTAATGTCACATCAATTATCAGCATGAACCATATAGAAAAGATGCTATTTTATGTGTATGaacatgataaaaaaaaaaattttaataataaaccTATTATTGATTCCGAGTGTGAATTGATAATTTATACGAGTATAAGGAAAGATatggacaaaaaaaaaaataaaaaagtttatttgccatttcatttttgtgataataatgaaaacattaaaaaaagcaatgcgtattttcttttttcatatggATCTTGTTTTACAACACCCTTTTGGTTTTACGAATGTTTCAAGGGGTTAAAAGAAGGAgatgaaataattattcccttaacaaaaaataaaaatattttttcagaaAACCAGTTTATCTATCATTTACTATATGAAGACAttgaacataataatataaacgaTAATTCATCAAATAATCCAGAATTCAATCAACTGAATATAGGTTCCCCATGtattaacgaaaaaaaacaaatagacAATTCTCAAAATAAtgaatgtaaaattaaagatCCTAAGGACAACAAAAATGATTTAGATGAAGGCAACAAGATAATAATCGATCAGCATTCTGCAATGAAAAGTAAACGATTAAACgatcaaaaaaattttgttcaatttttaatttacagtAGAAATAGAGGGAAAGGCTGTTTTATGATAAATGGTTTAAAGAAACGACATGTTAATCGTTTTTGTGAAGATTTTTTCTCATTACAAAAGCTTTTTATCGATAGAgttaattacaaaaatgaaatagtAAATATGTCCGTTTGTTGCAGatcttttgaaaaaattaaaagaaaaaaattttacaaaagaattacaaatattcataaaaaaaaaaggcaattATTAACGAAAACAATTAGGCATAAAAGTAAGAATTTCAATGAAAGTACTTCAAATGACAAATATGCAATAGAAAAAATGAggaaaagaaggaaaaagacAAATCACATTTCTTACTTTAAACGagcattaaaaaatgtatacttCGATAAATCATTTTACGAAAAAGAtgctattttaaaaataaagattgtaaaaattatttgtaaaaaaaaagatccATGGAATATGAACGTATCAGAacaaattgaaaatttaaataattataatgaaatgGGGAATacttttatcaaaaaaaaattatactacGCTGCTTCACTTCAATACAAGAAAGGTTATGATATCTTCCGTTTTtctgaaatatataatttaatttttgaagaaaagaaattaaaattttcagaTCTTCAAAAAGAGGACAACGTAAAAGAACTTGTacaatatatggaaaaaatattaactaaCTTAtcaatttgtttttataaattgaGTAACTACAATGAATGCGTTAAATATGCAGAAAAGGCAGCTATAATAAATCCACAAAATGTAAAATCCATATATTGGAAACATATGGCTTATttacaacaaaataaatatgcacaAGTAATACAGAacttaaataattctttttgcTTAAACAattcaatattattaaaactatataataatgctaggataataaaaaagaaacatgATGACAATTTTAATTCACTCTTTTATGCTATGTATGatcaaaaatga